Below is a genomic region from Hippea sp. KM1.
AGCTTGCCATTGTTATAGACGATATGGGATACGATGTGGCATTGGCCAGGAGGTTTAAATCGCTAAACATGCCCCTGGCCTTTGCCTTTCTGCCCGATGCACCCTTTAGTGGTGAATTATCCAGGGATTTTTCTAAAAATGGCTTTGTTGTTATGATACACATGCCGAGCCAGCCGCTGGATTATCCCAAAGACAACCCCGGCAAGCACGCCATATACCTCTGGACGAGCAAGGCCGATACGCTTAAGCTTCTAAATTGGGCATACAAAAGGATACCCAACGCCATGGGCTTAAACAACCACATGGGCTCTGCCATTTTGAGGGATAAACCCCACATGGATTACATTATGGAGTTTTTGAAAGAGCACGGCCTGTTTTTTATAGACAGTGCGACGGTAAAGGATAGCATAGGCTGTGCAGAGGCCAAAAAATTCGGCGTTATGTGTGCAAGAAGAAGGGTTTTTATAGACAACAAGAAGGATGTTTTATATATAAAGGGGCAGCTTAGAAGGGCCCTGGCGATGTTGAAAAAGAGAAACGATGTTGTCGCCATAGGCCACTGCAATGAGAAGACCTATGAGGCGCTGTTTCAGATGAGAAAGCAATTAAAGCCTTACCTGGTTAGTGTGGTGTTTGTGTTGAAATGATCCTGGCATTTGATACATCGTGCGACGATACGGCCGTTGCCGTTTTGAAGGATAACGGTGATTATGTAAACCTCATAGCCTCTCAGGTCGAGGTGCACAGCTCATTGGGCGGTGTGGTGCCTGAGCTTGCAGCAAGGAAGCATGCAGAGATTATAGCTGCACTGACAAAGGAGGCTATCAGAGAAGCACAGATAGATATGGATCAGATAGACTTTTTGGCAGCCACTGTTGGCCCTGGGCTTTTGCCCAGCCTGCTTGTGGGTGTTGCATTTGCCAAGGCGCTGGCTTATTCACACAATATCGCCTTGATTCCTGTGCACCACATAGAGGGTCATATATTTGCCCCGTTTTTTGGAAGGGATATAACCTTTCCATTTCTTTCTTTGGTTGTATCGGGCGGCCATACCCACCTGTTTTTGGTTGAGGGTGTCGGTAAGTATCAAATTATAGGCAAGACGCTGGATGATGCAGTGGGTGAGGCTTTCGATAAGGTTGCAAGGCTGCTGGGTTTGGGGTATCCTGGAGGGCCTGTTATAGACAGGTTGTCAAAAACCGGAGATCCTTATCGTTTCAAGGTTCCTCAGGGATTGAAACATGAAAAAGGCTATAATTTTAGCTTTAGCGGTGTAAAGACATATGTCAAAAACCTTGTCAATAGCATGGGTGGGTTGTCAAAAAGTGATGTTTCAGATATTGCAGCATCCTTTCAGAGGGCCTCGATCGATATATTAATTGAAAAGACCCTTAAGGCAGCCAAGGAGTATGATGTCAGTATCGTGTCAATTTCTGGTGGTGTCTCTGCAAACTCCTATCTGAGGGAGGCCTTTGTTGAGGCAGGCACAAAATACGGCATCGATGTGGTTTTACCGCCCAGTGAGATGACGACCGACAATGCATTGATGATAGCATACAGGGCCTCCTTTATGCCCGATAAGGAGGCCACCAGCAGGCTCTGTTTGGTTGAGGCTAAGCCCTCCATCAGGGTAGGGGAGGGCTTAATCTAACCCCTCAAGCTCATAGCTTTTTATGTATTTCTCTATCTTTTTAAGCTCTTCTGCCTCCTTCTTGCGCTCCAATTCTATCTCTTCGGGCTTACCCTCCTTTAAGGCGGATATCTCCTTTTCAAGCTCCTCTATCCTGTGAAGCAGATACCTTATGACCTTGCCCTCCACATCGGGCAGCTTTGTATGCTCTAAATCCACCTTCTTTTCGACCTTCTCCTTCTTGACGACCTTGGCCGGTATGCCGACGACGGTGGAGTTCTCCGGCACATCCCTGATTACGACGCTGCCTGAGCCTATCTTGGAGTTGTCGCCTATCTTTAAGGCGCCCAATACCTTGGCGCCGCTTCCCACAACCACATTCTTACCCACCGTCGGGTGTCTTTTTACCTTCTTCAGGCTCGTTCCGCCCAATGTCACGCCCTGATAAAGCGTTACATCATCGCCGATCTCTGCCGTTTCACCGATTACAACACCCATGCCGTGGTCGATAAAGAAGCGCTTACCTATCTTAGCCCCTGGATGTATCTCAATACCGGTAAGGAATCTCGATATGTGGGATAGGAATCGACCTGCGAACTTAAGGTCGTGATTCCACAAAAAATGGGCGACCCTGTGAAACCAGAGCGCATGCAGACCTGGGTAGCAGAATATTATCTCAGGCACGCTCCTTGCTGCAGGATCCCTTTCAAAGACCGTCTGTATATCCTCCTTTAGTGTTTCAATCGCCCCTGTCTTTTTTAAGGCCACAAAACTGCCCACGGCAAACACGCCGAATGTAAGCGTTAGTGCCTTTATCGCCTTGGCCATCTTCAACCCCCTCTTTTTAGGAACTCATCAACCAATTCCCTTTGCTTTTTCATCATGCTTTCGAATTTCTCCATCGTTTCGTGGGTATAGCCCAAAAGGTGCAAAAAACCGTGCGCTATTATAAACAACAAATAGTCCTTGGCGTCCTCTTTTTTTTCTTTGGCCTCTTTCTCTATCGTATCTGAAGAGATTACTATATCACCCAATATATCACCGTCATAGCCGTAAAAACTCAATACATTGGTCGGCCCTTCTCTATTTTTGAACTGCTCGTTTAGTCTGGCTATCTCGTTATCGTCAACAAGCACTATGTTGAGCTCCTTTTTGCAATCCTCGTTGCTTTTTTTGAATAGAAACTCTACAAAGCCCTCTATCGTTGCCTCATCTATGAACTCTTTAGGCTTTTTTATTATCACCGTTAGGTTCATTCTGTTTTTCCTCATCCGGATATTCTATCCTGTGGTGGAAGATGCCCACAAGGACATTCACAAAGCTCGTTGTTATCTTGTTTAGGTCCTTTAGCGTCAATTCACACTCATCCAACTGCCCGTCTAAGAAGATCTTGTTGGTTATCTCCCTGACGAAGTCGTTTAGGTGTGCAACGGTCGGATTGGAGAGGGTCTTCGATGCTGCCTCCACCTCGTCTGCTATCATAACAATACCGGCCTCTTTGGTCTGGGGTTTTGGGCCTGGGTATCTGAAATCTTCCTCTTTGGGATTGAGGCCGTTCTCCTTGGCTTTGTTGTAGAAGTATTTGATCAGGCTTGTGCCGTGGTGCTGTTGAATGATGTCTATGATGTAGTTGCCCAGCCTGTGTTTTTTGGCTATCTCCACGCCGTATTTTACATGGTTTTTAATGATTAATGCGCTTATTGACGGTTTTAGGTTGTCATGCGGATTTATGCCGTCTGTCTGGTTTTCCACAAAATACATCGGTTTCTTGATCTTGCCTATATCGTGATAGTATGAGCCGACCTTGGCTATAAGCGGGTTTGCCCCGATTTCGCTTGCCGCCGCCTCTGCTAAGCTTGAGACAACGATGCTGTGGTGGTATGTGCCTGGCGCCTTAATGGCAAGCTCTTTCAACAGCGGGTTGTTTAGATTGCCAAGCTCCAATAGCTTTATGTCTGTTGTCATGTTGAATATGTATTCAAAGACCGGCAGAAGGCCGCTTACGATAATGGATGAGAATATACCGCTTCCAAATCCGAATACCAGCTCCGTTAAAAGCGATCTGTTCAGTTGGCCACCCTTTAGGAGATGGAATATGACTATGAGTATAACGCTGCTGAATGAGACATACAATCCGGCCTTTATGATGCCGGTTCTGGTTTTTTCCTTTCTTATGCTGAGTGCACCGACTATGCTGCCAAAGAACACATACAGGCCAAAGTTAGAGGCCGAGTCGGCCGATGTTAAAAGCCACGATGAGACGCTTAGGAGTATCGATGTTAAAAATGCCAGCTCAAAGTCTATCATTATTGCCAGCATCATGGCTGCCACGGCAAACGGCGTGCTGAACATGATGGCGGTTTGAGGAAAATCTGCCGATGAGAAGCTTACGACGCTTGCCAGATAGTTGAATAGCTTGAATATCAAAAACTGTATAACGATTAGCGTTTCGGCTATGGCGAGTATGCGTGTTTTTTTAAGCCACTTGTTCTTTTTGGCTTTGGTGATTTCGTAAATCTTGAAGAGTATTATGGACATGATGAGGAATAGGAGTATATTGGCCAGAAACTTTACATAGGCGTTTTCCTTCTGTTTTATGGAGTTCAATGCATTTAGCTTTAGGTAATCCGCCTTCGTTATTACATCGCCGCTGCGGACGATGATCTCACCCTTTGATATCTTAAAGAAGACCTTATTTACCTTTTTGGCTGCCTCTTCCTTCTTCTTCTGCGTGGCCAGGGAGTTGAATGTCAGGTTGGGCATGATCAGCTGCGATATCAAATCCCATACGGTGTTGCGCAGGCCTGCATCCTCCACCTCATCCCTCAATGCATTATAGGCCAGTATCTTGGCCCTTAGGACATCCACCACATCGTCTTTGGATATGAACTTCTCCTCGTCGGGTTTCTGTATATCCCTAACAATGATCTTCTTTGGTGTGAACTTATACAACTCCCTTACTGAAGAGACTATATACAACCCCTGCAGCTCCTTTAGGGCCAGCGTTGCATAGGTTATTATGTCCTTTTGGTCGTATTTTAACAGCCTCGAATAGAGTGTTGGGCTGGGTTTTATCTTAAGTGTTTTAAAGAATATGTCTTTGGAGCTTTGGGGATCCTGTGGGTTTATAAGAGAAAATGCCTTTTTTATGGAGTTTATGGTGGATGTTATAAACTGCGAGTTGTAATCAAAGACCGGCGGGACATTGTTTATGGCATCCTCGATGCGCTTCTTTGTCGCCTCCTTGTCCTCCACAAGCATCGAAACGGTTGACCTTATGGTTTTGGGTGCAATATCGCCTACCCTTAGGTTGTAATAGGTCGATGATGAGCGGGGCAGGTTGATGA
It encodes:
- a CDS encoding divergent polysaccharide deacetylase family protein, producing the protein MQNKAIPIAVAFVILFIQTAFAASSLFLLKQKKLAIVIDDMGYDVALARRFKSLNMPLAFAFLPDAPFSGELSRDFSKNGFVVMIHMPSQPLDYPKDNPGKHAIYLWTSKADTLKLLNWAYKRIPNAMGLNNHMGSAILRDKPHMDYIMEFLKEHGLFFIDSATVKDSIGCAEAKKFGVMCARRRVFIDNKKDVLYIKGQLRRALAMLKKRNDVVAIGHCNEKTYEALFQMRKQLKPYLVSVVFVLK
- the tsaD gene encoding tRNA (adenosine(37)-N6)-threonylcarbamoyltransferase complex transferase subunit TsaD — protein: MILAFDTSCDDTAVAVLKDNGDYVNLIASQVEVHSSLGGVVPELAARKHAEIIAALTKEAIREAQIDMDQIDFLAATVGPGLLPSLLVGVAFAKALAYSHNIALIPVHHIEGHIFAPFFGRDITFPFLSLVVSGGHTHLFLVEGVGKYQIIGKTLDDAVGEAFDKVARLLGLGYPGGPVIDRLSKTGDPYRFKVPQGLKHEKGYNFSFSGVKTYVKNLVNSMGGLSKSDVSDIAASFQRASIDILIEKTLKAAKEYDVSIVSISGGVSANSYLREAFVEAGTKYGIDVVLPPSEMTTDNALMIAYRASFMPDKEATSRLCLVEAKPSIRVGEGLI
- the cysE gene encoding serine O-acetyltransferase, with protein sequence MAKAIKALTLTFGVFAVGSFVALKKTGAIETLKEDIQTVFERDPAARSVPEIIFCYPGLHALWFHRVAHFLWNHDLKFAGRFLSHISRFLTGIEIHPGAKIGKRFFIDHGMGVVIGETAEIGDDVTLYQGVTLGGTSLKKVKRHPTVGKNVVVGSGAKVLGALKIGDNSKIGSGSVVIRDVPENSTVVGIPAKVVKKEKVEKKVDLEHTKLPDVEGKVIRYLLHRIEELEKEISALKEGKPEEIELERKKEAEELKKIEKYIKSYELEGLD
- the ybeY gene encoding rRNA maturation RNase YbeY, producing the protein MRKNRMNLTVIIKKPKEFIDEATIEGFVEFLFKKSNEDCKKELNIVLVDDNEIARLNEQFKNREGPTNVLSFYGYDGDILGDIVISSDTIEKEAKEKKEDAKDYLLFIIAHGFLHLLGYTHETMEKFESMMKKQRELVDEFLKRGG
- a CDS encoding HD family phosphohydrolase, producing the protein MESKKKDKIKENIQDVIERIFNEHVVAGLFFLAIILINLPRSSSTYYNLRVGDIAPKTIRSTVSMLVEDKEATKKRIEDAINNVPPVFDYNSQFITSTINSIKKAFSLINPQDPQSSKDIFFKTLKIKPSPTLYSRLLKYDQKDIITYATLALKELQGLYIVSSVRELYKFTPKKIIVRDIQKPDEEKFISKDDVVDVLRAKILAYNALRDEVEDAGLRNTVWDLISQLIMPNLTFNSLATQKKKEEAAKKVNKVFFKISKGEIIVRSGDVITKADYLKLNALNSIKQKENAYVKFLANILLFLIMSIILFKIYEITKAKKNKWLKKTRILAIAETLIVIQFLIFKLFNYLASVVSFSSADFPQTAIMFSTPFAVAAMMLAIMIDFELAFLTSILLSVSSWLLTSADSASNFGLYVFFGSIVGALSIRKEKTRTGIIKAGLYVSFSSVILIVIFHLLKGGQLNRSLLTELVFGFGSGIFSSIIVSGLLPVFEYIFNMTTDIKLLELGNLNNPLLKELAIKAPGTYHHSIVVSSLAEAAASEIGANPLIAKVGSYYHDIGKIKKPMYFVENQTDGINPHDNLKPSISALIIKNHVKYGVEIAKKHRLGNYIIDIIQQHHGTSLIKYFYNKAKENGLNPKEEDFRYPGPKPQTKEAGIVMIADEVEAASKTLSNPTVAHLNDFVREITNKIFLDGQLDECELTLKDLNKITTSFVNVLVGIFHHRIEYPDEEKQNEPNGDNKKA